In the Populus trichocarpa isolate Nisqually-1 chromosome 1, P.trichocarpa_v4.1, whole genome shotgun sequence genome, aaacGACTAAGAAACTAATATAATTCAGCATAGTGCTTCTATACCTTATCATAAGGCCTTCTTGATGTCTAACtgacttaaaattttaacccaaaataaaacaaggcctttgaaatcttttaataaaattttcatatcatcCAAAAGTTGGATAAGAAACTATGCTTGTTAAAGTAAAACtatgtattagaaaaaatataccTCTAGTTACCAAAATTAATTAGCACATAAAAAGTAGATGAATCAAGCTCTTTTGTATATAGATTAAACTGGCTAAAGTATGATCATTACATGTTAAAGATGTAGTCTTCTTGAAATTCACCTTGACCCAAATACTCTAAATAAGCTAATTGAATGTATCtttgagctttttttatttcttttgatctTGCAATCGACCAATTTGAAACTTCTAATGGATCCTTAGGtggttcaattttgtttctcatAGTATTCGACTTTGATAGGGGGAAATATCTCTTCTATAAATCAGCCTTCAAGTGGAAAAGGAATTTGAATTACCTCCTTAGCGTATATTACCTTTTATACCTTGGTAGCCATGTGAACCATATCCATTATCTCAACATAATGCTACAACTTAACCACATTAGTTATCTCTCTATTCAaaccatttaaaattttttccaTTGTAACATCTCTTTCCTCTACAATATTACCTCTAATTATGACAATCGTCAATCATCTACACTTTTAGACTATTGAGTCAAACTTTGCAATCTCTAAAACAATTCCCTATAATAACATCCATGAACAAACTTATTTCTCATGATTTCTTTCATCTCATCCCTAGTCTCTACGGATCTCTTTCCATTCATTGTTCTATCTAAAACAATTTGATCCCACTAAATAATAGTACAATCAGTAAACTCAATAacgagtttattttattttttttagagtataggtgacaataaaagaataactccattttcttctctcattcCAAGTATGCTTTaggatcttttttttcttgaaaagtcAGGATCTTCATCTTAATACTCTCAAAATGTTTgtctaaatcataaaaaaaaaccaccctcTCAGTTTGCTCTCTTTGGTAGAAATGTCCATGTGGCCGAACTCCCTTATACTTATGGTTTTTATGTTGTTGAAACCTAGCATTATAATCATGATCAAAATCCTCAAACTcctcatctatattttttttttgctatagaCTCCTCTGGAGGTGAAATAACTAGTCTTACAAGCCTTCTACTTAGGACCTCTACGGCCTGACCCATCTCATAAGCTAGCTACTTTAATTATCAATTCACCCATCTCATTCGTAACCTCTCCAAACTTCATGTTCATCAACTCTAATTGTTGTTGCATAGCTCAATAACCTCATTCCAGATTGTTCCTATCCTTTGGCGGTGGTGATCCACTTTCGGTTGACATCGTCAAGATCTGAAAATCACATTCGCAGTAAGAGAAATATATCCACAAACTCTTTTGCATGTTTACACTCAATAGATGTCATTCCTGTCGTATTTCACATAAAGTTTTGGTTTTTCACTATAATAAactcatatttcattttttactactcaatctaaaaaatctcaattcttTAAGGAACTAATTCacaacaaattagaaaaaatctaGTTTTGTATGCTGCATTAATGAATGGCCTTTGTAAATATAATAAGCTCACATTTCACCTTTTAccaatcaatctaaaaaatttcagtttttaaaGAACTAATTGTCaagaaactagaaaaattatggttttgtaTGCTGCATTAATGAATGGCCTTTGTAAAGAAGGAAGGGTTCCATAGAATGGTTCATGGAGGTTGAATCTCGATCTTGTTTCGTATAAAACTCGTACTCGTAGTTATTGCAAGGAAGGAAAGATGCTAGGGTCTAAGTCATTGTTGTAGGAGATGATAGGAAACGGGATGCCCTGATAGTTTTACTTGTCGGGTTCTTATTCAAGGATATGGTAAAGAGGGAAGGCTATTTCTGCTTTGAATTCGGTTGTGGAGCTTGAGAAATTTGATGTCTCAATCTCTCTAGATATTTTATGATTATCTAGTAGTTTCGTTATGTGAAGAGGATCAGCCGTTTGCAGCAAAGACTCTTCTGGAAAGAATGTCTGAGCGTGGTTATATACCCCATGTGGAAATCTACAATAAACTCATCGAGTCCCTCTGCAAATGTGATTGTGTAGCAGATGCTTTACCTCTAAACCCTACTCTTCTAACCTATAAAGCCCTCATCTGCGGCTGGTGTAGAATGGGCAGAAGCATAAAGGCTGAATAGTTCTGGTTTGCAACCTGATCCAGAAATATGCATAGCAATGATACATGGGTACCGTGGTAAAAGGGATGCCAGGCAAAGCAGAATCACTCTTGGTATTCTTTGCCAGGGAATTCCAGGTTTTTGATAGTGAGAGTTATAATACACGTCATCAGCATTGCTTGCGAAGATGGTGATACGGCCAAGTTCACAGAGCTGCAAGATCGGATGATGAAGGTTGGATTTGCACCAAACAGTAATCTGGGACTCGTCAAAGAAAACCTCTTCTTGAATGGCACGCATGATCAATATTTTCAAAGGGAAATCTCAAATGTTCTCTTGATGTTCTCTTGCTAGATGATAAGATCGTGTAGCAATGCGCCCTTGGCTGACTATGTGGCCATGGCCATGTGGGGGCGTGCTACGTATTAGAATTTCGCACTGGTGAATGCATGCTGACTCGCAGTTTCATTTTGGATAGACAGTGGAAATTGCAGATTGCAAGGTATAATCTAGTAGAACAAGCAACCCTATAACAGTGTTCTATTCTTAAGAGAAAAGGATCAGTGCCCATCttgtattattttatgaaaagcttcttttcttttcatatccaGCATTCTGGGTTACAACTTAGCACTCTGTACCtgtggagatgagattgaagggtaaaatcaacAATAGAGCATGCTGTTTAAGCATTGTTGACGCACAATTTCTGATTCAAGGAAGGAGAAATGAAGGTAATCCAATCCATAtgctaaattaaattaaattaaaattgaagcaAGCAAAGCATACAGCACCATCACTACTAGCAGCAAGTGTAAAGGTTTTTCATCACAAAAACAAGCTACTccaacaaatgaaaattaaggaaaagcTGTTGTGTCAAACAACAGAACATTTAGCACCAGCCGCTTCAAGTTGCTTCTTGGCCTCTTCAGCTTCATCTTTAGAAACCCCTTCTTTAAACTTCTTAGGCAATCCTTCAATCAATTCCTTGGCCTCCTTCAATGCCAAGCTGGTCAAAGCCCTAACCGATTTAATCACCGCAATTCTAACATTACTGGGCACTTCCTCAATAACAACATCGAACTCCGTCTTCTCTTCTACCACTGCTGCTCCCGCATCAGCTGCAGCCCCTGGCGCGACACCCACGGCAGCTGCTGGTGCAAATGCAGCAGCCGAAACCCCGAGCTTGTCCTGAAGGTAGTCGACGAGGGTGCGGGCTTCTTCGAGGGTTAAGGAGGAGATTTCTGCACCGAGTTTCTCGATTTTTTCAGGGGCGGCGACGGCGGCGACGGGGCGGACGTGGGAGGAGCGGAAAGAGAGGGGGAGTTGGCGGCGAGGGAAGAGGAGGAAGTGTTTGGTGGGGGAGTGTGTGGTGGAAGACGATGGAGAGTGGAGAGAGAGTGTTGGGATTGTTGTAGAGAGGGGGTTTGTTGTTGCCATTTCTGATGATGGGGAATCCAAggatttcttctcttcttttctatgGAGATGAAATAGAGAGAAACAGATGGATAGGTGTTTTGAGGATAAGGTTATGGGGAGAGAGATGAGGAGATGAAAGGTTTATGAAAcgatggtttctttttttttttttctttttcttatatttttaatattatttttctttcttttagattaatataaatcttatataaaaggtccctttttttttttcttatataataacTAGACTAAAAGGTCCTTTCAATTTCCGGCTGTTTCGGGAGGGAGAGCCTTTTGTTTTAGGGGTATATTTGTCAACCAGTCTACACTctggaaaataacaaaaaagaaatgctGGGGCATTCCGAGAATCGAACTCGGGACCTCTCGCACCCAAAGCGAGAATCATACCACTAGACCAAATGCCCTCTTGTCGTTTATATgcaattaaataatattgtaataCATTTTCCATATGCAAcacaaatacaaacaaaaacaaaaaaaaaaattaaaatccatacAAGAACAACCCggcataatattaaaaataaaatttaaaaattaaaaaaataattattgtaatatgtttttaaataaataaatacttttaaaaaaaccacgAACAGCAAACAAGCTATAACTTCAACATTCAACAAATAGCTTAAAGTTGCgtttaacaattgtttttatgcaaacaaaaaagggaacaaaaattaaaataagtaaaGATGGAGACCTTACTATTTACATGACAAAAACAGGGGATATGATTAGGGAATCAATGGCAGCTAAATAAATGACACACAAtgcgatttatttatttatttatttatttttactcctTGACCAAGTTCATGTCTCGTTCTCTAGATAATATTTTGGAATCACGGATGAATCTGAACAAACCAAACAACACAGTACCACATATATCAATCACAACAACAAAATGAAGTGGTTTGATTTAGTATTCAGCAATATATTGAAGTTAATCACACGAGATCATAGTATTCCACATCTCCTGACCTATTAATGCTACAACATGGTATCATAAAATTCATTCTTAAACCCCGATAACCCTACTAAATTGCTTTGGAAACAGCAACTTCACCACCTCCGGCGCCTCTTTCCATACCAATATGCGAACGCAGCTATTGATGCCGCCGTGATAACACCAGCTGTCGCATGCCAAGCAAACAATGGCCTCTCCAGAACAAGGGTAGAATCACTAACATCAGCAGGTGGAGATGTTAGTGGTTTCTTACTAACTGTCACTGCAAAGCCCAAACCCTGCCTTTCCAGCTCAGTTATGTCATCTATTGCTGGCTTAAGTCTTGTGGTCTTGGCTAGAGCTTCATACTCTTCTTTCGTTCCTCCTTCAAGGAAAGATCCAACAAGGTGACCTTTACTTATCCAGTATGCTCCAATTGTATTCCCCGAGTAATCCCCAAAATGCACCACTTCCCCTGCATTGTCCCCATAAAACTGCCAGGAAAATGTGAAGAACCTGGAATAGAAAAAGGGCAGGTAATCAAACTCATCTGTTTTCTCAGGCTCCATTATCGCTGCAACAGCATGTTTTGCTGTTTTCCGCGCAGAGTCAACATGCTCAAGCCTACGTGTTTCACCAAATAGTTTCACTGGAAATGCAGCAACATCTCCTACCGCATAGACCGAAGTGTTGCTCGTTTGCATTCGTCCATTTACTTTGATCCCACCTTTCTCCAAAGTCAGTTGGCCTTCAAACAGGCTCGTGTTTGGACGGATCCCAATGCCCACTACAACCATGTCAGCAGGAAGCTGACTTCCATCTCGAAGATTAACAGCGGTAACCTGAAAAAGATGAATTGGATTGGTTAAGCCAGACTTGGTGATCAATTTTTAAGGAAGCTAAAGCTCCTGATGCTTATGAACTCATGAAGCTTCCTGCATTTTGACATTTTTCACACCggaaaaattataagaatcaTCTGATGAACCCAATCAGCATAACAGAAACTGTAACAGTAACCAATACTATGTCTGAAATATTCCGCAACATGAAACAGATTGAGACAAGTTCTAGCAAGATTGTCAAGCGGCAGGAGATTTACCTTTCCAATGGGGTCAATCTCGAAAGATGACAGGACAGTTCCTTTTACGAATCGAACTCCTTTTGAATTGTAATAACCCTCATAATAACTTGCAATCTTGGGTGTAAACAAGCGAGCCACTACAAAAGGCAAAGACAGTGACATATTTCACTAGTAACTTGTATTCAAGAAGAAATCAAGACAATAGTTTGGGAAAGAATTGGTAGTCCTAAATTTTTGTGGTCAGAAAACATGGCAggaaaatcttcaaaaacaacTGTTCTTGCATGACTAAATGCAAACAAGTTTGATAGATATGAGACGTTCCACAGCCTTTAACTTCAAAGGTTTTCTTcctcaaaaataagttttaagaTCTCAAAAGAGGAAGCATAAAGCAGCATTGGGAGCACTTACTACAATGTACTTCCGGGAAAACCATAGTGACATTAATTCGATTTGTCACCAAAGACG is a window encoding:
- the LOC7496838 gene encoding 50S ribosomal protein L12, chloroplastic, with the protein product MATTNPLSTTIPTLSLHSPSSSTTHSPTKHFLLFPRRQLPLSFRSSHVRPVAAVAAPEKIEKLGAEISSLTLEEARTLVDYLQDKLGVSAAAFAPAAAVGVAPGAAADAGAAVVEEKTEFDVVIEEVPSNVRIAVIKSVRALTSLALKEAKELIEGLPKKFKEGVSKDEAEEAKKQLEAAGAKCSVV
- the LOC7496837 gene encoding monodehydroascorbate reductase 4, peroxisomal, translated to MGRAFVYVILGGGVAAGYAALEFTKKGVSPGELCIISEETVPPYERPALSKGYLLPEAPARLPSFHTCVGANEERLTPKWYKEHGIELILGTRVKSVDVRRKTLLTAVGETISYKILIIATGARALKLEEFGVSGSDAENVCYLRDLADANRVVDVMQSCASGNAVVIGGGYIGMECAASLVTNRINVTMVFPEVHCMARLFTPKIASYYEGYYNSKGVRFVKGTVLSSFEIDPIGKVTAVNLRDGSQLPADMVVVGIGIRPNTSLFEGQLTLEKGGIKVNGRMQTSNTSVYAVGDVAAFPVKLFGETRRLEHVDSARKTAKHAVAAIMEPEKTDEFDYLPFFYSRFFTFSWQFYGDNAGEVVHFGDYSGNTIGAYWISKGHLVGSFLEGGTKEEYEALAKTTRLKPAIDDITELERQGLGFAVTVSKKPLTSPPADVSDSTLVLERPLFAWHATAGVITAASIAAFAYWYGKRRRRW